A genomic stretch from Setaria viridis chromosome 1, Setaria_viridis_v4.0, whole genome shotgun sequence includes:
- the LOC117840328 gene encoding protein SEMI-ROLLED LEAF 2 isoform X2 encodes MSMGVVSREVLPACERLCFICPSLRTRSRHPVKRYKKLLAEIFPRTQDEGPNDRKIGKLCEYISRNPMRVPKITVYLEQKCYKEMRAERYGSVKVVMAIYRKVIYSCQEQLPLFANSLLTIVETLLEQNRQDDLRKLACQTLFDFINNQVDSTYMFNLENQIPKLCHLAQEVGEKEKICILHSAGLQALSSMIWFMGEHSHISAELDSVVSAVLENYESPYANSDNDDTPAEDKRNRWVSEALKSEGHEPPAVSILTRISSWKDIRAAHGELSLTIEESGSPNFWSGICLHNLARISREGTTVRRVLEAIFRYFDNNSLWSRSKGFALCVLLDMQIVMDKSGQNAHILLSMLIKHLEHKNVLKQPDKILDIIEITTRLAEHSKAQSSTALMAAISDMVRHMGKSMQSLANDGGPGDNIAKWNNGYGKAVHECLVQLSRKVGDAGPILDTLAVVLENISSSTTVARSTISAAYRTAQIVASLPNLSHQSKAFPEALFHQLLLAMVYPDCETRLGAHRIFSVVLVPSSVSPCPFSDTSQTSKIDLRRTLSRTTSVFSSSAALFGKLKRDVLSFRESPLLDNTKLTPISENADEISANDARLFKSQTIQRMASTKDISFPSSTDTSTLSVPTQEKDAVTLMLSVRQANLLLSSLWTQALSPENVPRNYEAISHTYSLMLLFSGAKGSGVEVLVGSFQLAFSLRGVSLQAGFLSPSRRRSLFTLATSMLVFFSKAFNIPSLIPVVKHVLTESTVDPFLHLVEDSRLQVLDSVAKPCYGSKEDDDLALKSLSNIDMNKDQSKETSVSLILNSLEDLPESELSTIRKQLLEEFSADDNCPLGETSSKFAAQNGKMPQKSMEVIPLGFVFEDDTLVEPSDSLAEPQLRHQPDSSLLDVNQLLDSVSETSRHVGRLSVSTNHDLPFKDVANQCEALLIGKQQKMSVCMSVQQKEGGESSTEKLESSPEDLQGDRFLCLDDGQGDSNFCKLPVLNPYDQFLAR; translated from the exons ATGTCGATGGGTGTGGTCTCGAGGGAGGTGTTGCCAGCATGCGAGAGGCTATGCTTCATTTGCCCGTCTCTGCGGACGAGGTCCCGCCATCCGGTCAAGCGGTACAAGAAGTTGCTCGCAGAAATCTTCCCTCGGACACAG GATGAAGGACCAAACGATCGCAAGATAGGGAAATTGTGTGAATATATTTCAAGGAATCCAATGCGTGTTCCAAAG ATTACAGTTTACTTAGAGCAAAAGTGCTACAAGGAAATGAGAGCTGAGCGCTATGGTTCAGTGAAAGTTGTCATGGCAATCTATCGAAAGGTGATATATTCTTGTCAGGAGCAACT GCCACTTTTTGCCAACAGCTTGTTAACAATTGTAGAGACATTATTGGAGCAAAATAGACAGGATGACTTGCGGAAATTAGCATGCCAAACACTTTTTGACTTTATAAACAATCAG GTTGACAGTACTTACATGTTCAATTTAGAAAACCAGATTCCTAAACTATGTCATCTGGCCCAAGAGGTGGGTGAAAAGGAGAAGATATGTATTCTTCATTCAGCTGGTCTCCAAGCTCTTTCTTCCATG ATTTGGTTTATGGGTGAGCATTCCCATATCTCTGCAGAACTTGATAGT GTTGTTTCTGCAGTTCTGGAAAATTATGAGAGCCCGTATGCAAATTCTGATAATGATGATACCCCTGCTGAGGATAAACGAAACCGGTGGGTGAGTGAAGCTCTCAAATCTGAAGGTCATGAACCTCCTGCTGTTTCCATTTTGACAAGGATTTCTTCATGGAAAGATATTAGAGCTGCCCACGGTGAATTAAGTTTGACAAT AGAAGAATCAGGAAGTCCAAACTTTTGGTCAGGAATTTGTCTACACAATCTTGCTAGAATATCTAGGGAAGGAACAACAGTACGACGAGTTCTGGAAGCTATATTTCGTTATTTTGATAATAACAGTCTATGGTCACGTTCTAAAGGATTTGCACTGTGTGTCCTGCTAGATATGCAAATTGTGATGGACAAATCTG GACAGAATGCACATATATTGTTGTCTATGTTAATCAAGCATCTTGAACACAAGAATGTATTGAAACAACCTGATAAGATTCTAGATATCATCGAAATTACTACACGCCTTGCTGAGCACTCCAAAGCTCAGTCTTCTACAGCACTAATGGCTGCAATAAGTGATATGGTCAGGCATATGGGTAAAAGCATGCAATCCTTGGCCAATGATGGAGGTCCTGGAGACAACATCGCCAAATGGAATAACGGATATGGGAAAGCTGTACATGAATGTCTTGTTCAGTTGTCGAGAAAG GTTGGTGATGCTGGGCCTATCCTTGATACATTAGCTGTAGTACTGGAGAACATTTCGAGTTCTACAACTGTTGCACGATCTACTATCTCTGCAGCATACCGCACTGCTCAAATAGTTGCATCATTGCCAAACTTGTCACATCAGAGCAAA GCATTTCCTGAGGCGTTGTTTCATCAGTTGCTTTTAGCAATGGTCTATCCAGATTGTGAGACACGTTTAGGAGCACATCGgattttctctgttgttcttgtTCCCTCTTCAGTCTCTCCGTGCCCATTTTCAGACACTTCACAGACAAGCAAGATCGATCTTCGAAGGACGTTATCTAGAACAACATCAGTGTTTTCATCTTCTGCTGCTTTGTTTGGGAAACTAAAAAGAGACGTGCTTTCATTTCGTGAAAGTCCCCTTCTGGATAACACGAAGCTAACGCCCATCAGTGAGAATGCAGACGAGATCAGTGCAAATGATGCAAGATTATTCAAGTCACAGACTATTCAAAGGATGGCTAGCACAAAAGATATTTCTTTTCCCTCTTCCACAGATACGAGTACCTTGAGTGTACCCACTCAAGAAAAG GATGCTGTCACCCTCATGCTCAGTGTTCGTCAGGCAAATCTTCTCCTTTCCTCCTTATGGACTCAGGCATTGTCACCTGAAAATGTTCCACGGAACTATGAAGCAATTTCTCATACTTACAGCTTGATGCTATTGTTTTCTGGAGCCAAG GGCTCAGGTGTTGAAGTTTTGGTTGGTAGCTTTCAGCTTGCTTTTTCATTAAGAGGTGTTTCATTACAAGCAG GTTTTCTTTCACCATCACGCAGGCGCTCTCTTTTTACTTTGGCAACTTCCATGCTCGTGTTTTTTTCTAAAGCTTTTAACATTCCATCTCTCATTCCCGTTGTGAAGCATGTGTTGACAGAAAGCACA GTTGATCCATTTCTTCATTTAGTTGAAGACAGTAGATTACAGGTGCTTGATAGCGTAGCTAAACCTTGCTATGGTTCAAAAGAGGATGACGATCTTGCTCTAAAATCGCTCTCCAACATTGACATGAATAAAGATCAGTCAAAAGAAACATCCGTGTCTCTTATACTTAATAGCCTGGAAGATCTACCCGAG TCAGAATTATCTACCATTAGAAAACAGCTGCTTGAGGAATTTTCAGCAGATGACAATTGTCCTCTGGGTGAAACATCTTCAAAATTTGCAGCACAAAATGGAAAAATGCCTCAAAAATCTATGGAG GTCATCCCGTTGGGATTTGTTTTTGAAGATGATACCCTTGTCGAACCATCTGACAGCCTAGCAGAACCTCAGTTGCGACATCAGCCAGATAGCAGCCTTCTTGATGTCAATCAACTTCTTGATTCA GTTTCAGAAACATCTCGGCATGTTGGAAGGTTGTCAGTATCAACAAACCATGATTTGCCTTTCAAGGATGTAGCCAACCAATGTGAAGCTCTTTTGATCGGAAAGCAGCAAAAAATGTCTGTCTGCATGAGTGTCCAGCAAAAAGAG GGTGGTGAATCATCCACGGAGAAGCTCGAGTCATCTCCAGAGGATCTTCAAGGAGATAGGTTTCTGTGTCTAGATGATGGACAAGGCGACTCCAATTTCTGTAAGCTGCCAGTGTTGAATCCCTATGACCAGTTCCTTGCAAGATGA
- the LOC117840328 gene encoding protein SEMI-ROLLED LEAF 2 isoform X1: MSMGVVSREVLPACERLCFICPSLRTRSRHPVKRYKKLLAEIFPRTQDEGPNDRKIGKLCEYISRNPMRVPKITVYLEQKCYKEMRAERYGSVKVVMAIYRKVIYSCQEQLPLFANSLLTIVETLLEQNRQDDLRKLACQTLFDFINNQVDSTYMFNLENQIPKLCHLAQEVGEKEKICILHSAGLQALSSMIWFMGEHSHISAELDSVVSAVLENYESPYANSDNDDTPAEDKRNRWVSEALKSEGHEPPAVSILTRISSWKDIRAAHGELSLTIEESGSPNFWSGICLHNLARISREGTTVRRVLEAIFRYFDNNSLWSRSKGFALCVLLDMQIVMDKSGQNAHILLSMLIKHLEHKNVLKQPDKILDIIEITTRLAEHSKAQSSTALMAAISDMVRHMGKSMQSLANDGGPGDNIAKWNNGYGKAVHECLVQLSRKVGDAGPILDTLAVVLENISSSTTVARSTISAAYRTAQIVASLPNLSHQSKAFPEALFHQLLLAMVYPDCETRLGAHRIFSVVLVPSSVSPCPFSDTSQTSKIDLRRTLSRTTSVFSSSAALFGKLKRDVLSFRESPLLDNTKLTPISENADEISANDARLFKSQTIQRMASTKDISFPSSTDTSTLSVPTQEKDAVTLMLSVRQANLLLSSLWTQALSPENVPRNYEAISHTYSLMLLFSGAKGSGVEVLVGSFQLAFSLRGVSLQAGFLSPSRRRSLFTLATSMLVFFSKAFNIPSLIPVVKHVLTESTVDPFLHLVEDSRLQVLDSVAKPCYGSKEDDDLALKSLSNIDMNKDQSKETSVSLILNSLEDLPESELSTIRKQLLEEFSADDNCPLGETSSKFAAQNGKMPQKSMEVIPLGFVFEDDTLVEPSDSLAEPQLRHQPDSSLLDVNQLLDSVSETSRHVGRLSVSTNHDLPFKDVANQCEALLIGKQQKMSVCMSVQQKEVLNSQGGESSTEKLESSPEDLQGDRFLCLDDGQGDSNFCKLPVLNPYDQFLAR; the protein is encoded by the exons ATGTCGATGGGTGTGGTCTCGAGGGAGGTGTTGCCAGCATGCGAGAGGCTATGCTTCATTTGCCCGTCTCTGCGGACGAGGTCCCGCCATCCGGTCAAGCGGTACAAGAAGTTGCTCGCAGAAATCTTCCCTCGGACACAG GATGAAGGACCAAACGATCGCAAGATAGGGAAATTGTGTGAATATATTTCAAGGAATCCAATGCGTGTTCCAAAG ATTACAGTTTACTTAGAGCAAAAGTGCTACAAGGAAATGAGAGCTGAGCGCTATGGTTCAGTGAAAGTTGTCATGGCAATCTATCGAAAGGTGATATATTCTTGTCAGGAGCAACT GCCACTTTTTGCCAACAGCTTGTTAACAATTGTAGAGACATTATTGGAGCAAAATAGACAGGATGACTTGCGGAAATTAGCATGCCAAACACTTTTTGACTTTATAAACAATCAG GTTGACAGTACTTACATGTTCAATTTAGAAAACCAGATTCCTAAACTATGTCATCTGGCCCAAGAGGTGGGTGAAAAGGAGAAGATATGTATTCTTCATTCAGCTGGTCTCCAAGCTCTTTCTTCCATG ATTTGGTTTATGGGTGAGCATTCCCATATCTCTGCAGAACTTGATAGT GTTGTTTCTGCAGTTCTGGAAAATTATGAGAGCCCGTATGCAAATTCTGATAATGATGATACCCCTGCTGAGGATAAACGAAACCGGTGGGTGAGTGAAGCTCTCAAATCTGAAGGTCATGAACCTCCTGCTGTTTCCATTTTGACAAGGATTTCTTCATGGAAAGATATTAGAGCTGCCCACGGTGAATTAAGTTTGACAAT AGAAGAATCAGGAAGTCCAAACTTTTGGTCAGGAATTTGTCTACACAATCTTGCTAGAATATCTAGGGAAGGAACAACAGTACGACGAGTTCTGGAAGCTATATTTCGTTATTTTGATAATAACAGTCTATGGTCACGTTCTAAAGGATTTGCACTGTGTGTCCTGCTAGATATGCAAATTGTGATGGACAAATCTG GACAGAATGCACATATATTGTTGTCTATGTTAATCAAGCATCTTGAACACAAGAATGTATTGAAACAACCTGATAAGATTCTAGATATCATCGAAATTACTACACGCCTTGCTGAGCACTCCAAAGCTCAGTCTTCTACAGCACTAATGGCTGCAATAAGTGATATGGTCAGGCATATGGGTAAAAGCATGCAATCCTTGGCCAATGATGGAGGTCCTGGAGACAACATCGCCAAATGGAATAACGGATATGGGAAAGCTGTACATGAATGTCTTGTTCAGTTGTCGAGAAAG GTTGGTGATGCTGGGCCTATCCTTGATACATTAGCTGTAGTACTGGAGAACATTTCGAGTTCTACAACTGTTGCACGATCTACTATCTCTGCAGCATACCGCACTGCTCAAATAGTTGCATCATTGCCAAACTTGTCACATCAGAGCAAA GCATTTCCTGAGGCGTTGTTTCATCAGTTGCTTTTAGCAATGGTCTATCCAGATTGTGAGACACGTTTAGGAGCACATCGgattttctctgttgttcttgtTCCCTCTTCAGTCTCTCCGTGCCCATTTTCAGACACTTCACAGACAAGCAAGATCGATCTTCGAAGGACGTTATCTAGAACAACATCAGTGTTTTCATCTTCTGCTGCTTTGTTTGGGAAACTAAAAAGAGACGTGCTTTCATTTCGTGAAAGTCCCCTTCTGGATAACACGAAGCTAACGCCCATCAGTGAGAATGCAGACGAGATCAGTGCAAATGATGCAAGATTATTCAAGTCACAGACTATTCAAAGGATGGCTAGCACAAAAGATATTTCTTTTCCCTCTTCCACAGATACGAGTACCTTGAGTGTACCCACTCAAGAAAAG GATGCTGTCACCCTCATGCTCAGTGTTCGTCAGGCAAATCTTCTCCTTTCCTCCTTATGGACTCAGGCATTGTCACCTGAAAATGTTCCACGGAACTATGAAGCAATTTCTCATACTTACAGCTTGATGCTATTGTTTTCTGGAGCCAAG GGCTCAGGTGTTGAAGTTTTGGTTGGTAGCTTTCAGCTTGCTTTTTCATTAAGAGGTGTTTCATTACAAGCAG GTTTTCTTTCACCATCACGCAGGCGCTCTCTTTTTACTTTGGCAACTTCCATGCTCGTGTTTTTTTCTAAAGCTTTTAACATTCCATCTCTCATTCCCGTTGTGAAGCATGTGTTGACAGAAAGCACA GTTGATCCATTTCTTCATTTAGTTGAAGACAGTAGATTACAGGTGCTTGATAGCGTAGCTAAACCTTGCTATGGTTCAAAAGAGGATGACGATCTTGCTCTAAAATCGCTCTCCAACATTGACATGAATAAAGATCAGTCAAAAGAAACATCCGTGTCTCTTATACTTAATAGCCTGGAAGATCTACCCGAG TCAGAATTATCTACCATTAGAAAACAGCTGCTTGAGGAATTTTCAGCAGATGACAATTGTCCTCTGGGTGAAACATCTTCAAAATTTGCAGCACAAAATGGAAAAATGCCTCAAAAATCTATGGAG GTCATCCCGTTGGGATTTGTTTTTGAAGATGATACCCTTGTCGAACCATCTGACAGCCTAGCAGAACCTCAGTTGCGACATCAGCCAGATAGCAGCCTTCTTGATGTCAATCAACTTCTTGATTCA GTTTCAGAAACATCTCGGCATGTTGGAAGGTTGTCAGTATCAACAAACCATGATTTGCCTTTCAAGGATGTAGCCAACCAATGTGAAGCTCTTTTGATCGGAAAGCAGCAAAAAATGTCTGTCTGCATGAGTGTCCAGCAAAAAGAG GTTCTTAACTCTCAGGGTGGTGAATCATCCACGGAGAAGCTCGAGTCATCTCCAGAGGATCTTCAAGGAGATAGGTTTCTGTGTCTAGATGATGGACAAGGCGACTCCAATTTCTGTAAGCTGCCAGTGTTGAATCCCTATGACCAGTTCCTTGCAAGATGA
- the LOC117840328 gene encoding protein SEMI-ROLLED LEAF 2 isoform X3, with the protein MSMGVVSREVLPACERLCFICPSLRTRSRHPVKRYKKLLAEIFPRTQDEGPNDRKIGKLCEYISRNPMRVPKITVYLEQKCYKEMRAERYGSVKVVMAIYRKVIYSCQEQLPLFANSLLTIVETLLEQNRQDDLRKLACQTLFDFINNQVDSTYMFNLENQIPKLCHLAQEVGEKEKICILHSAGLQALSSMIWFMGEHSHISAELDSVVSAVLENYESPYANSDNDDTPAEDKRNRWVSEALKSEGHEPPAVSILTRISSWKDIRAAHGELSLTIEESGSPNFWSGICLHNLARISREGTTVRRVLEAIFRYFDNNSLWSRSKGFALCVLLDMQIVMDKSGQNAHILLSMLIKHLEHKNVLKQPDKILDIIEITTRLAEHSKAQSSTALMAAISDMVRHMGKSMQSLANDGGPGDNIAKWNNGYGKAVHECLVQLSRKVGDAGPILDTLAVVLENISSSTTVARSTISAAYRTAQIVASLPNLSHQSKAFPEALFHQLLLAMVYPDCETRLGAHRIFSVVLVPSSVSPCPFSDTSQTSKIDLRRTLSRTTSVFSSSAALFGKLKRDVLSFRESPLLDNTKLTPISENADEISANDARLFKSQTIQRMASTKDISFPSSTDTSTLSVPTQEKDAVTLMLSVRQANLLLSSLWTQALSPENVPRNYEAISHTYSLMLLFSGAKGSGVEVLVGSFQLAFSLRGVSLQAGFLSPSRRRSLFTLATSMLVFFSKAFNIPSLIPVVKHVLTESTVDPFLHLVEDSRLQVLDSVAKPCYGSKEDDDLALKSLSNIDMNKDQSKETSVSLILNSLEDLPEVLHKKIMVIPLGFVFEDDTLVEPSDSLAEPQLRHQPDSSLLDVNQLLDSVSETSRHVGRLSVSTNHDLPFKDVANQCEALLIGKQQKMSVCMSVQQKEVLNSQGGESSTEKLESSPEDLQGDRFLCLDDGQGDSNFCKLPVLNPYDQFLAR; encoded by the exons ATGTCGATGGGTGTGGTCTCGAGGGAGGTGTTGCCAGCATGCGAGAGGCTATGCTTCATTTGCCCGTCTCTGCGGACGAGGTCCCGCCATCCGGTCAAGCGGTACAAGAAGTTGCTCGCAGAAATCTTCCCTCGGACACAG GATGAAGGACCAAACGATCGCAAGATAGGGAAATTGTGTGAATATATTTCAAGGAATCCAATGCGTGTTCCAAAG ATTACAGTTTACTTAGAGCAAAAGTGCTACAAGGAAATGAGAGCTGAGCGCTATGGTTCAGTGAAAGTTGTCATGGCAATCTATCGAAAGGTGATATATTCTTGTCAGGAGCAACT GCCACTTTTTGCCAACAGCTTGTTAACAATTGTAGAGACATTATTGGAGCAAAATAGACAGGATGACTTGCGGAAATTAGCATGCCAAACACTTTTTGACTTTATAAACAATCAG GTTGACAGTACTTACATGTTCAATTTAGAAAACCAGATTCCTAAACTATGTCATCTGGCCCAAGAGGTGGGTGAAAAGGAGAAGATATGTATTCTTCATTCAGCTGGTCTCCAAGCTCTTTCTTCCATG ATTTGGTTTATGGGTGAGCATTCCCATATCTCTGCAGAACTTGATAGT GTTGTTTCTGCAGTTCTGGAAAATTATGAGAGCCCGTATGCAAATTCTGATAATGATGATACCCCTGCTGAGGATAAACGAAACCGGTGGGTGAGTGAAGCTCTCAAATCTGAAGGTCATGAACCTCCTGCTGTTTCCATTTTGACAAGGATTTCTTCATGGAAAGATATTAGAGCTGCCCACGGTGAATTAAGTTTGACAAT AGAAGAATCAGGAAGTCCAAACTTTTGGTCAGGAATTTGTCTACACAATCTTGCTAGAATATCTAGGGAAGGAACAACAGTACGACGAGTTCTGGAAGCTATATTTCGTTATTTTGATAATAACAGTCTATGGTCACGTTCTAAAGGATTTGCACTGTGTGTCCTGCTAGATATGCAAATTGTGATGGACAAATCTG GACAGAATGCACATATATTGTTGTCTATGTTAATCAAGCATCTTGAACACAAGAATGTATTGAAACAACCTGATAAGATTCTAGATATCATCGAAATTACTACACGCCTTGCTGAGCACTCCAAAGCTCAGTCTTCTACAGCACTAATGGCTGCAATAAGTGATATGGTCAGGCATATGGGTAAAAGCATGCAATCCTTGGCCAATGATGGAGGTCCTGGAGACAACATCGCCAAATGGAATAACGGATATGGGAAAGCTGTACATGAATGTCTTGTTCAGTTGTCGAGAAAG GTTGGTGATGCTGGGCCTATCCTTGATACATTAGCTGTAGTACTGGAGAACATTTCGAGTTCTACAACTGTTGCACGATCTACTATCTCTGCAGCATACCGCACTGCTCAAATAGTTGCATCATTGCCAAACTTGTCACATCAGAGCAAA GCATTTCCTGAGGCGTTGTTTCATCAGTTGCTTTTAGCAATGGTCTATCCAGATTGTGAGACACGTTTAGGAGCACATCGgattttctctgttgttcttgtTCCCTCTTCAGTCTCTCCGTGCCCATTTTCAGACACTTCACAGACAAGCAAGATCGATCTTCGAAGGACGTTATCTAGAACAACATCAGTGTTTTCATCTTCTGCTGCTTTGTTTGGGAAACTAAAAAGAGACGTGCTTTCATTTCGTGAAAGTCCCCTTCTGGATAACACGAAGCTAACGCCCATCAGTGAGAATGCAGACGAGATCAGTGCAAATGATGCAAGATTATTCAAGTCACAGACTATTCAAAGGATGGCTAGCACAAAAGATATTTCTTTTCCCTCTTCCACAGATACGAGTACCTTGAGTGTACCCACTCAAGAAAAG GATGCTGTCACCCTCATGCTCAGTGTTCGTCAGGCAAATCTTCTCCTTTCCTCCTTATGGACTCAGGCATTGTCACCTGAAAATGTTCCACGGAACTATGAAGCAATTTCTCATACTTACAGCTTGATGCTATTGTTTTCTGGAGCCAAG GGCTCAGGTGTTGAAGTTTTGGTTGGTAGCTTTCAGCTTGCTTTTTCATTAAGAGGTGTTTCATTACAAGCAG GTTTTCTTTCACCATCACGCAGGCGCTCTCTTTTTACTTTGGCAACTTCCATGCTCGTGTTTTTTTCTAAAGCTTTTAACATTCCATCTCTCATTCCCGTTGTGAAGCATGTGTTGACAGAAAGCACA GTTGATCCATTTCTTCATTTAGTTGAAGACAGTAGATTACAGGTGCTTGATAGCGTAGCTAAACCTTGCTATGGTTCAAAAGAGGATGACGATCTTGCTCTAAAATCGCTCTCCAACATTGACATGAATAAAGATCAGTCAAAAGAAACATCCGTGTCTCTTATACTTAATAGCCTGGAAGATCTACCCGAGGTCCTGCACAAAAAGATAATG GTCATCCCGTTGGGATTTGTTTTTGAAGATGATACCCTTGTCGAACCATCTGACAGCCTAGCAGAACCTCAGTTGCGACATCAGCCAGATAGCAGCCTTCTTGATGTCAATCAACTTCTTGATTCA GTTTCAGAAACATCTCGGCATGTTGGAAGGTTGTCAGTATCAACAAACCATGATTTGCCTTTCAAGGATGTAGCCAACCAATGTGAAGCTCTTTTGATCGGAAAGCAGCAAAAAATGTCTGTCTGCATGAGTGTCCAGCAAAAAGAG GTTCTTAACTCTCAGGGTGGTGAATCATCCACGGAGAAGCTCGAGTCATCTCCAGAGGATCTTCAAGGAGATAGGTTTCTGTGTCTAGATGATGGACAAGGCGACTCCAATTTCTGTAAGCTGCCAGTGTTGAATCCCTATGACCAGTTCCTTGCAAGATGA
- the LOC117840397 gene encoding uncharacterized protein codes for MATATMATAAGAAALLYYTLNRRLQTERLNQEGECSNSRDVGARGVPDSPSRSRVSRRDVRAPATWLETISTLSETLRFTYSETLGKWPIGDLAFGISFLLRRQGNLSVASIYAGNDSVELKGTEVIADLKYLLNLLTLCWHFSKKPFPLFLEATGYSAENVLMQEPKAGILKPAFTILLDRDKQCILLLIRGTHSIRDTLTAATGAVVPFHHTIVQEGGVSDLVLGYAHFGMVAAARWIAKLAAPCLAQALQMYPDFKIKVIGHSLGGGTAALLTYILREQKEFASTTCVAFAPAACMTWELAESGVHFITTVINGADLVPTFSAASVDDLRSEVTASAWLNDLRHQIEQTRILSTFYRSASALGSRLPSMANAKARVAGAGAILRPVSTGTQVVMRRARSVAQAAWTRPALQLSSWTCIGPRRRNNVSSTSTVTSEEIRTSTSGGSESTSLLTETTVETSETVASEAIQCTASQEVHNSVAVAVDALGLVDDKVDSDEDIVDHHVDEDRMTDVELWQQLESELYSKREGDDDDIAEEMTESTIAEEVGGVAEDVLSETKEVHRFYPPGKIMHILTSSREETAHEEEPDVHQDDATNGELQSSMGIFLTPRSLYGKLRLSKMMINDHYMPIYRRNIEQLISDLEKDSPDLTGDNINNTSS; via the exons ATGGCGACCGCAACAATGGCAACCGCAGCAGGGGCTGCCGCACTGCTTTACTATACGCTGAACCGACGCCTGCAGACAGAGAGACTAAATCAGGAAGGGGAATGCAGCAATAGCAGGGATGTGGGGGCCAGGGGTGTGCCGGATTCTCCCAGCAGGAGCAGGGTGTCAAGGAGGGATGTGCGTGCCCCTGCCACTTGGCTTGAGACCATCTCGACTCTGTCAGAGACACTGCGGTTCACATATTCAGAGACCCTTGGGAAGTGGCCCATCGGTGACCTTGCTTTTGGGATCAGCTTCCTCCTCAGGAGACAG GGAAACTTATCTGTAGCAAGCATATATGCTGGAAATGATAGTGTGGAGCTCAAAGGAACTGAAGTAATTGCTGACTTAAAGTATCTTCTGAATTTGCTGACACTTTGCTGGCATTTCTCCAAAAAGCCATTCCCGTTGTTTTTGGAGGCGACTGGCTACTCCGCGGAGaatgttcttatgcaagaaccTAAAGCAGGA ATTTTGAAGCCAGCTTTCACCATTTTGCTTGATAGAGACAAACAGTGCATACTTTTGTTAATTAGGGGAACTCATAGCATCAGAGATACATTAACAGCTGCCACTGGTGCTGTGGTTCCATTTCACCATACAATTGTACAGGAAGGTGGTGTTAGCGATTTAGTACTAGGATATGCTCATTTTGGGATGGTTGCAGCTGCTAGATGGATTGCAAAGCTTGCAGCACCTTGTCTGGCACAAGCATTACAAATGTACCCAGACTTTAAAATAAAG GTTATTGGACATTCACTTGGGGGTGGTACAGCTGCACTCTTGACATACATCCTGAGGGAGCAGAAGGAGTTTGCCTCTACTACTTGTGTGGCGTTTGCTCCAG CTGCATGCATGACATGGGAACTGGCAGAGTCAGGAGTGCATTTTATCACTACAGTCATCAACGGAGCTGATTTGGTTCCAACATTTTCAGCCGCTTCAGTAGATGATCTTCGTTCAGAG GTGACAGCATCTGCTTGGCTAAATGATCTCCGTCACCAGATTGAACAAACCAGAATCCTAAGCACTTTTTATCGTTCTGCATCAGCCTTGGGATCCCGACTCCCTTCTATGGCAAATGCTAAAGCAAGAGTAGCTGGTGCTGGCGCCATCTTAAGACCAGTATCTACTGGGACACAG GTTGTAATGAGGAGAGCTCGCAGTGTAGCGCAGGCAGCATGGACACGACCAGCACTACAACTATCCTCATGGACTTGTATTGGACCAAGACGGCGAAATAATGTTTCATCTACCTCAACTGTCACATCAGAGGAAATAAGAACATCTACAAGTGGTGGATCAGAATCCACTTCGCTGTTGACTGAAACCACTGTAGAAACCTCAGAGACAGTTGCATCAGAAGCTATCCAGTGCACTGCATCACAAGAGGTTCATAATTCTGTTGCTGTGGCAGTCGATGCACTTGGCTTGGTAGATGACAAGGTAGACAGCGATGAGGACATCGTCGATCACCACGTGGATGAGGACAGGATGACTGATGTGGAGCTGTGGCAGCAACTTGAAAGCGAGTTGTACAGtaagagggagggagatgatgatgacatAGCGGAAGAGATGACTGAAAGTACAATTGCTGAGGAGGTGGGTGGCGTAGCCGAAGATGTGCTCAGTGAGACGAAGGAAGTGCATAGGTTTTACCCTCCTGGAAAAATCATGCATATATTAACTTCCAGCAGAGAAGAAACAGCTCATGAAGAGGAGCCTGATGTTCATCAGGATGATGCGACGAATGGGGAGTTGCAGAGCAGCATGGGGATCTTCCTGACACCAAGATCTCTGTATGGCAAGCTGAGGCTTTCGAAAATGATGATCAATGATCATTACATGCCTATATACAGAAGAAACATCGAGCAGCTGATCTCTGATCTTGAGAAGGATTCCCCTGATCTGACGGGTGATAACATCAACAATACATCTTCATAG